Part of the Corynebacterium caspium DSM 44850 genome, CAAAGAGGGTTCCCTGAACAGCTGCGTCCTGTTGCGGTGTAGTCACTAATACTCCAAAGCGGTATAGAATTGGTCGGCGCGTGGTGCGTTGTTAAGGATCACAATAGTCCACTTTCACATTAACCACACACGACACGCCAGAAACTTCAACCTCAACTTTAACTTGAACCCCATCTTAAAGATAGTTTTCAGATACAACTGTTGAAAAATGGTATTTAGTTCTTGGGTTTAGTTAGCTCATTTTTAACTAAAGAAGCATGTAAAGAGACCATTAGGGCGCTAAGCTGCTGCCCCAATTCCTCGCCTCGAGCCTGTGCTCCAGGGCTACGAGACTGCATTACTGGCTTAGTAACTTGGCTAATCACATCAGCTTGACGCCGCGCCGCTAGCCTAACAGCACGCAAGTGGCGCACATCAATACCAAAGCCTTCTAAAGCCACAATATTATTAATAATGGCTACATCGTCATTATTAAAAAATCCGGCTGCATCAGGACAAATAAGGCCAGCTTCTAGGAGCTCTACTAAGAACTCCACTGAAATTCCGGACTTTTCAGCTAATTCTGCATCACTTAAGCGGATAGCTATTGGGGTGCGAAAATTCTCTGGACCCACCATTAGATTCGCATCAGAAGCGGTGAGTAAGGCAGTAACTTCGCCGGAGTCCATGGCGGTTAACTGTTGCCGAATAACTTTTAGCGGCAGATAGTTATCGCGCTGCGTGATCAAGATATAACGCAAGCGCGCAATATCTTCATCGGTAAAACGACGATATCCCGAAGCTGTACGCTGCGGAGATACCAAACCTTCGGCTTCTAGGAAGCGGATCTTAGAAACTGTAATATCTGGAAATTCTGTGCGCAGCTGCTCCAGTACCACCCCAATTGACATGGTCTTCTTTTTGGGGGCTCGATTAAAAACAGCAGCAGCCGCATTTGCGGTTTGTGGAACAGCGCTCACAGATATAGCCAATCACCCAGATTTTAAGGGAAGTAGAAAAGTATAAATATTTAAGATCGCGGGCCTGCTAAGAAAACCAGGCGGAACTTACCAATTTGTACTTCATCCCCGGTATTTAGCACCTGAGAATTACGAGGTTCGCGGTTTACATAAGTGCCATTTAGAGAACCCACATCTACTACCTCATATTGGCCGTCTTCGGTACGCCGAAACTCTGCGTGCCGAC contains:
- the ftsR gene encoding transcriptional regulator FtsR; the encoded protein is MSAVPQTANAAAAVFNRAPKKKTMSIGVVLEQLRTEFPDITVSKIRFLEAEGLVSPQRTASGYRRFTDEDIARLRYILITQRDNYLPLKVIRQQLTAMDSGEVTALLTASDANLMVGPENFRTPIAIRLSDAELAEKSGISVEFLVELLEAGLICPDAAGFFNNDDVAIINNIVALEGFGIDVRHLRAVRLAARRQADVISQVTKPVMQSRSPGAQARGEELGQQLSALMVSLHASLVKNELTKPKN